In Parasegetibacter sp. NRK P23, a single genomic region encodes these proteins:
- a CDS encoding S9 family peptidase, translated as MIFRSMLAVAAALLLHDVSAQISPYFPSNQEMAQRYENAAVRDSISRQTIFKTSVNPQWTGASAFWYSNRLPEGRTEYIYVETQKNKRIPLFDGDKLVAALESASGKSIPKDRFQLRNMYVAPGAAYAIIELDGNFWKVKPADYTVEKTDIMPKDTTSYPGLLRTRGRWEWFRSPRVSPDGKYTALVRDHNIFIEPKDGGAAIQYTTDGTSEKPYGDLAWSPDGSYLVGYRVHRVEDKPVYYILTAQEGTTRGELKSHSYKQPGDEFSTYEMYIVNRENKTTQKVNTDVIDFFSAPRLQWFKNSPGKFLYERVDRGHQRFRIIEVDAATASTRNIVDEQTNTFIYEQRIFTHYMPDTGEILWVSEKDGWRHIYLVDGKAGTIKNAVTKGAWVVRSIDSIDVKKREIWFQASGMNPGEDPYHIHYYRIGFDGKKLVSLTPQPGNHRLSFSPDKKYFVDTYSAVNVPPVSIVGRVADGKTVLQLEQADISRHLAQGFRLPEVFVSKGRDGKTDIWGVVYFPSDFDSTKKYPIIENIYAGPQDAFVPKSFTPTGEMQSLSELGFIVVQIDGMGTANRSKAFHDVCWQNLADAGFPDRISWMRALAARYPQADTGRVGLYGTSAGGQNALGGLLFHPTWYKAAVSACGCHDNRVDKQWWNEQWMGYPIGKHYEEQSNITNAHKLKGKLLLIVGEADTNVPPESTYRVADALIKAGKTFDFLAVPGMGHSDGGAYGRVKKRDFFVKNLLGAEPPDRNSGAAIAVPPGTR; from the coding sequence ATGATTTTTCGTTCCATGCTCGCGGTGGCGGCCGCATTATTGCTGCATGATGTTTCCGCTCAGATATCCCCGTATTTTCCTTCCAACCAGGAAATGGCGCAACGGTATGAAAATGCTGCTGTGCGTGATAGTATTTCCAGGCAGACTATTTTTAAAACAAGTGTAAACCCGCAATGGACGGGCGCTTCCGCATTCTGGTATTCCAACAGGTTACCGGAAGGACGCACGGAATACATTTATGTTGAAACGCAAAAAAACAAACGTATCCCCTTATTTGATGGCGATAAACTGGTGGCTGCGCTCGAATCCGCTTCCGGTAAAAGTATTCCGAAGGATCGTTTCCAACTCCGCAATATGTATGTTGCTCCCGGCGCCGCTTATGCGATTATTGAGTTGGATGGAAATTTCTGGAAGGTTAAACCTGCTGATTATACGGTGGAAAAAACGGATATCATGCCGAAAGATACCACCAGCTACCCGGGGTTATTGCGCACGCGCGGCCGGTGGGAATGGTTCAGAAGTCCCCGTGTTTCCCCTGATGGAAAATATACGGCGCTTGTCCGCGACCACAATATTTTCATTGAACCGAAAGATGGCGGGGCCGCTATTCAATACACGACCGACGGCACTTCCGAAAAACCATACGGCGACCTGGCCTGGTCTCCCGATGGCAGTTACCTCGTAGGTTACCGGGTGCACCGGGTGGAAGATAAACCTGTATACTATATTCTTACGGCACAGGAAGGAACCACCAGGGGAGAACTGAAATCACACAGCTACAAACAACCCGGCGATGAATTTTCCACCTACGAAATGTACATCGTTAACCGCGAAAATAAAACGACACAAAAGGTCAATACCGACGTGATCGATTTTTTCAGTGCGCCCAGGTTGCAATGGTTCAAAAACAGCCCCGGGAAATTCCTGTATGAAAGAGTGGACCGCGGACACCAGCGTTTCCGCATCATTGAAGTGGACGCGGCCACCGCTTCCACACGGAATATCGTGGATGAACAAACGAATACCTTCATCTACGAGCAAAGAATATTTACCCATTACATGCCCGATACGGGAGAAATACTGTGGGTAAGCGAAAAAGACGGCTGGCGCCATATCTACCTCGTGGACGGAAAGGCCGGAACCATTAAGAATGCCGTAACCAAAGGAGCATGGGTGGTACGAAGTATTGACAGTATAGATGTAAAGAAAAGGGAAATATGGTTCCAGGCGAGCGGCATGAATCCGGGCGAGGACCCATATCATATTCACTATTACAGAATCGGTTTTGATGGTAAAAAACTGGTGTCGCTCACGCCTCAGCCAGGCAATCACCGGCTGAGTTTTTCTCCGGATAAAAAATATTTCGTGGATACTTATTCCGCTGTGAATGTGCCTCCGGTGAGTATTGTCGGAAGAGTGGCGGATGGAAAAACCGTGCTGCAACTGGAACAAGCTGATATCAGCAGGCACCTGGCACAAGGTTTCCGTTTGCCCGAAGTATTTGTATCCAAAGGCCGGGATGGCAAAACGGACATCTGGGGCGTGGTGTATTTCCCTTCCGATTTTGATTCCACCAAAAAATACCCCATCATCGAAAACATCTATGCCGGACCGCAGGATGCTTTTGTACCGAAATCATTCACACCCACGGGCGAAATGCAAAGTTTGTCTGAACTGGGCTTTATCGTTGTGCAGATCGATGGTATGGGCACAGCGAACAGGTCCAAAGCTTTTCATGATGTATGCTGGCAGAACCTGGCCGATGCCGGCTTCCCCGACAGGATTTCGTGGATGCGCGCACTGGCGGCCCGCTACCCGCAGGCTGATACGGGCAGGGTTGGATTATATGGCACTTCAGCTGGCGGACAGAACGCGCTTGGCGGTTTATTGTTCCACCCAACCTGGTACAAGGCTGCGGTTTCGGCCTGTGGCTGCCACGATAATCGTGTAGACAAGCAATGGTGGAACGAGCAATGGATGGGTTACCCCATTGGGAAGCATTACGAAGAGCAGTCCAACATTACCAACGCGCACAAGTTAAAAGGCAAATTGCTCCTCATCGTAGGAGAAGCAGATACCAACGTGCCCCCGGAGTCTACCTACCGTGTGGCGGATGCACTGATTAAAGCGGGAAAAACGTTCGATTTCCTGGCCGTTCCCGGCATGGGCCACAGTGATGGAGGCGCGTACGGGCGGGTGAAAAAACGTGATTTTTTCGTGAAAAACCTGCTGGGCGCAGAGCCGCCGGACCGGAACAGCGGAGCCGCTATAGCGGTGCCACCGGGTACCCGTTAA
- a CDS encoding AraC family transcriptional regulator encodes MKVLQFTLPVPGEKNIIVQKDVLPFFYQHLHRHDEMQLTWIQKGEGTLVVDNNMYPFRSNEIYCIGANQPHVFKSDPDYFHEKSKKKVQALTVFFNPNGKLQYLFDLSELKSIRTFLQKHRSGFSIPEQYVADIGHKMNQLSEASGIEQFLLFVEILKKFAAIPDVKELATVTELSSVSEHEGIRLSNIYHFIMTNYAQPITLEDVAKQAHMTPQAFCRYFKKRTLHTFVSFLNEVRINEACKKLTDGGFDSISTIAYNCGFNSITNFNRVFKSIVGQAPSEYVESYYKNAS; translated from the coding sequence ATGAAAGTCCTGCAATTCACCCTTCCCGTTCCGGGAGAAAAGAACATCATCGTTCAAAAAGATGTGCTTCCTTTTTTCTACCAGCACCTCCACCGCCACGATGAAATGCAACTGACCTGGATACAGAAGGGAGAAGGGACGCTGGTGGTGGACAATAACATGTATCCTTTCCGGTCAAATGAAATTTATTGCATCGGTGCAAACCAGCCGCACGTGTTCAAAAGCGACCCTGATTATTTTCATGAGAAAAGCAAAAAGAAGGTTCAGGCGCTTACAGTATTCTTTAACCCGAATGGGAAACTCCAATACCTTTTTGACCTTTCAGAACTGAAATCCATCCGGACTTTCCTGCAAAAACACCGCAGCGGGTTCAGTATTCCCGAACAATATGTAGCGGATATAGGTCATAAAATGAACCAACTCAGTGAAGCCTCCGGCATAGAACAGTTCCTGCTTTTCGTGGAAATCCTGAAAAAATTCGCCGCTATACCAGATGTAAAAGAACTGGCCACCGTAACGGAACTTTCGAGTGTAAGCGAACACGAAGGTATTCGTCTCAGCAATATCTATCATTTCATTATGACCAATTACGCGCAGCCCATCACACTGGAAGATGTGGCCAAACAGGCGCACATGACCCCGCAGGCCTTCTGCAGGTATTTTAAAAAACGTACGCTCCACACTTTCGTTTCCTTCCTCAACGAGGTGCGCATCAACGAAGCCTGCAAGAAGCTCACCGATGGCGGATTCGACAGCATTTCCACCATTGCCTACAACTGCGGATTCAACAGCATCACCAATTTCAACCGTGTATTTAAGAGCATTGTGGGCCAGGCGCCCAGCGAGTACGTGGAAAGCTATTATAAGAACGCATCATAA